Proteins found in one Arachis stenosperma cultivar V10309 chromosome 8, arast.V10309.gnm1.PFL2, whole genome shotgun sequence genomic segment:
- the LOC130945189 gene encoding DEAD-box ATP-dependent RNA helicase 8-like — protein MNNNNNYYNRARYPPPGIGGGGLGRGGGGGGPGFNQNSPFQPRPNYQQHQQQHQQLQQQHQQYVQRQMVQQQQQQQQQQQQQQQWLRRAQMGAADSNVVDEVEKTVQSEAIDPSSQDWKARLKVPPPDTRYKTEDVTATKGNEFEDYFLKRELLMGIYEKGFERPSPIQEESIPIALTGSDILARAKNGTGKTAAFCIPALEKIDQDNNVIQVVILVPTRELALQTSQVCKELGKHLKIQVMVTTGGTSLKDDIMRLYQPVHLLVGTPGRILDLAKKGVCVLKDCAMLVMDEADKLLSPEFQPSIQQLIHFLPSHRQILMFSATFPVTVKDFKDRYLQKPYVINLMDELTLKGITQYYAFVEERQKVHCLNTLFSKLQINQSIIFCNSVNRVELLAKKITELGYSCFYIHAKMLQDHRNRVFHDFRNGACRNLVCTDLFTRGIDIQAVNVVINFDFPKNSETYLHRVGRSGRFGHLGLAVNLITYEDRFNLYRIEQELGTEIKQIPPHIDQAIYCR, from the exons atgaacaacaacaacaattactACAACAGAGCGAGGTACCCACCACCTGGGATCGGTGGCGGTGGTCTTGgacgaggaggaggaggaggaggccCTGGTTTCAATCAAAACTCACCGTTTCAGCCAAGGCCTAATTACCAGCAACACCAGCAACAGCATCAACAACTACAACAGCAGCATCAGCAATATGTTCAGAGGCAGATGgtgcagcaacaacaacaacagcagcagcagcagcaacaacaacagcaatggCTGAGAAGGGCGCAGATGGGTGCTGCTGACTCCAACGTCGTGGATGAGGTTGAGAAGACCGTGCAGTCTGAAGCCATTGACCCGAG TTCTCAAGATTGGAAGGCAAGGCTAAAGGTTCCACCACCTGATACGCGTTATAAGACAGAG GATGTGACAGCAACTAAAGGAAATGAATTTGAGGATTATTTTTTGAAGCGAGAGCTGCTCATGGGAATATATGAGAAGGGTTTTGAAAGGCCTTCTCCTATCCAAGAAGAAAGCATTCCAATTGCTCTTACTGGTAGTGACATTCTTGCAAGGGCTAAAAATGGGACAGGCAAAACAGCTGCATTTTGCATTCCTGCATTGGAAAAAATTGACCAGGATAACAATGTTATTCAAG TTGTTATATTGGTTCCAACAAGGGAGTTAGCTTTGCAAACATCTCAAGTATGCAAAGAACTTGGAAAGCACTTGAAAATTCAAGTGATGGTTACAACTGGTGGTACTAGCCTGAAAGATGATATCATGCGCTTATATCAACCAGTTCATTTACTAGTTGGGACTCCTGGAAGGATATTGGATCTTGCTAAGAAGGGTGTTTGCGTTCTGAAAGATTGCGCAATGCTTGTTATGGATGAG GCTGATAAGCTTTTGTCCCCAGAATTCCAGCCTTCTATACAGCAGCTGATTCATTTTCTTCCTTCACACCGACAAATTCTGATGTTTTCAGCAACATTTCCTGTTACTGTAAAGGATTTCAAAGATAGGTATCTTCAAAAGCCATATGTCATTAACCTTATGGATGAGCTAACTTTGAAGGGTATCACACAGTATTATGCATTTGTCGAAGAGAGACAGAAGGTTCACTGCCTGAATACACTATTTTCTAAG TTGCAAATAAACCAGTCAATCATCTTTTGCAATTCGGTGAATCGTGTTGAACTCCTTGCAAAAAAAATCACCGAGCTTGGATATTCGTGTTTCTATATTCACGCAAAGATGTTGCAAGATCATCGTAATAGAGTGTTTCATGACTTCCGCAATGGCGCCTGCCGTAATCTTGTTTGTACTG ATCTTTTTACTAGGGGAATAGACATTCAAGCAGTCAATGTTgttattaattttgattttccCAAGAATTCAGAAACTTATCTCCACAGG GTCGGTCGCTCAGGGAGGTTTGGGCATCTTGGTTTAGCAGTTAACTTGATCACTTATGAGGATCGCTTTAATTT ATATAGGATTGAACAAGAACTTGGAACTGAAATAAAGCAAATTCCACCACACATTGACCAGGCAATTTATTGCCGATGA